Part of the Zea mays cultivar B73 chromosome 4, Zm-B73-REFERENCE-NAM-5.0, whole genome shotgun sequence genome is shown below.
tattacaaatcaggcccgtaacacgccTCTCCATGCGGGGCCTGTTATAGTGggtcgaatcccacgtgggcctccaggtcgggtgaggacgtgggatggagagacttcgtcgtaggccttcgtcttgcagtgaggaggacgaagggtgggccgCGCCAGTCatcttgcctccgttggtgcagcgaggtgacgaaggcctggagcgaagggtagcgtctttgccttcgccccaacaagtaGATCTTGGCCCTAAGAAGGGGTAAGATCCTAAGGTTGTCTTGGGGTCAACAGGTCACCCTAGGACGGATCTAGATTATGTATAGTAGAATAGGGATGGTGGTGGATATGCGAAAAGTTACAACTAAAGATAcgttacatctactcctagggcatgaAAGGTAAATAAAGTAGATAGTTTCGATTGGAAtttgttcgggggttctcaatcggttgTACCTTTCATATATAtaggggaggtctggacccgttcctAGGCGATAGCCAACAGATCCAACGTGATTAGGTGGATAACcatgcacgagataaggataatcgcCCGAGTCAATCTGATCGTGGGGCACGTACCGTCCAAGCCTTCGGGCCAGACCACCTTCCACTCTTGGTGTTCAACAcatgcccctgccttttggtggagcttggcaaAACAAAAGCACCAGCGCAATTCGAAAACAATAGATCTCATGAGTTATTTTCTTCCGAAGTAAGGACTTAGTCCGATACAAGTCATCGCCTCTTGTGATTAGATGATATAGATATTTGATAAAACTTTGATGCACAAAGGCTATTTCGGATTGCCTACTCTTCGACCATATCTGGTTGTTCAACatgtcaataggcaaaaacttgtggtgcccccagCTCGATTAAGTAAAACGGTTTGAGCCAGTAATACAGATTCATCGCCGTACCACCCCACACTTGAGTAGGACAACACATCGACGACGGATAGACAAGGAAGCGCCATGCCATACTTGGAGGAGGATGACCAGATGATCTTGGTTGTGCTACCTTTTGGGTCGGTTTAGTCAGCCTTTGCTTTCGCACAGATCGCCTTTTTGACTTCGTTTGTTTTATTGGACGAGTGTGTGGAATAGCcttcttcttcatatatttagcaAGCAGTTGACCAAATGTAGGGCCAACTCTGCTTAGTCGGTCAGATGTCTTGGAAGTGTTTTTGCTCCCTAGTACCTGTTTTGGAACGTTGTGGTCTGatggtctgaggttgctgctGCTTCTATTCGTCTGTGGACCGTCCGACCTTCATAGCCGGACTGTCCGCACCTGTCCTAGACTGTCCGGCCTTAGTACCCAGACCTTCCAGCATACGCAAGATAGGTGACCGTGATCGGTTATCCTATCGTGCTTGGCCCCGATGCCTTCCGAGTAACCACTCTGCAGACATATTTTTGTTTGCTTTAGATCTATCAGGGCCCTTAAAATTTTGCTATAATCTACATCATCTtctgattcatcatcactagaactgtaCTTAGGAGTGTCACGTGTACGAACCTTAttttccttagccataaggcatgtgtaatACCCATTTTTGTAAAAGGAATAAAAGGAGAATTTCTTTCCTATATATGTGATTTctccatttatcatcacatgtgaacacttcattcgaaaacaaataattaataagaaTGTATGCcaccaaattatgcatcatgctggagtttaaatgtttgtgcattcactcatagtgataatgaaaataaaaataaaataattgAGACTAGAATTTGAAGTTAACTCAAAAGTACAATTTAGGAAATTGGTATTTAGCCCTACATTTAAAATTTGGACTTGAAAGAGAGAAATACTCTGAAATACAAAACAAAGATTTATAAAATTCAAACTATGTTCAAACTGAACATTTAAGGTGAATAAATGTGCCATAAAGACTTGAATTGGAATTAAATCCTTGGATTTGGAATTTAAAACAGaaaaaaatagaaagaaaagataaaactGCGAATGGGCCGTTTCTTTCCTCAGCTTTCGGCCCATTCCCAAAATTTTCTCCCGCCCAGCCAGCACTGCATGTCGCGTGGGTGCTGTGGATGACAATCTGGGCCCACGTATTAGTCTTCCTGTCTCCACTCCGCTCCCACTGCCGATCGGGACCCACCGGTCGGGCTTATCTCCTAAATCCCAACAGATCCCGTCGCGCGGCAAACTCGGAGCGGCCGGCATCCGGAGCTTTGCGCGGTCCTCGGCCATGCCGTTTCTTCAGCCGGGCATGCAGCGGACTTATCTTCTCCGCTGGACCCTCCCGACGCAGCCTCTCCTCCACCGTACACTCATCGTTCTCAGCAGAATTTCGTAGTGGTGGCGAGAAATCTGGGCGAGATCCGATCCCGTCGTCCACTCGTCCATTCCCCCTCTCGGCCACTGCTAGCTGGCCCCTCGGGTGGACAGTCGCGCCGCACTCACGAATTCCTTGCTccgtgctcctctcaacagactccGCCGTTACCGCATGGTCGCCAGCACACCACAACGGATTCCGAACTTGCCGACGGGATCTGGTCTTCGAAATCCGCGTTCCTCTAGCTATAAAGCACGGACCGCGACCCCTCCTCCTCATCCCATCCGAGACGGAAGCACCATCGCCGCGGATCGCTCCTCCTCTGGGAAACCAGGCGCCGCACCGGAGAAACCTGGTGAGACTCCTCTCCTTAAGTTTCGTCATCGTCTCCGTAGCATGTAGCGCTATCCGCACTGGTGCTCGGCCGGGAATCGAAGTTCTCGGCTTCACTGGCCATGGCACCGCCGGGATGGGAGTGCGCCGCCGCTCGGGTCGCCGCCGAGCTCCGCCGTTGGGGGAAAAGGCGCCCGACCGTCGATTCATGCGTGGGCGGCTGCGATTAAAAGATAGAATACCCCTTCGCCCAGCAGAATCCGAACCGTAGATCTAGATGGACGGTCGTGGTGAGATCGGGGGCTAAAGGCAACTGTGACCGCAGATCTAGGATCGTGCGGTTATTAGGACGTACCGGTTCACTTAATGCGACACCTAATCGTGGCCCTCGGaatgagatccaacggcccatattaaatcataccccttcggcctggcaTAATCGCTAAAGAGTCCCTGTTCTTTTAACAAAATAACCCGCCATCCATTACAGTGATATGATCATCGCGCTTGGGTCCTGGAATTTTCTTGTGACCCCCTGGACTTCTGTGAAATAGTATCCCGAGTCCAGCAGCCATGGGAAATTTAGAATTTATttagaaaaatggtttttaatataaaaataaatcaaggaacttgtataattcatagaagatTCATACTAACTCATTTTTAGTCCatttcagtttctataattttgtaatattatgtgttatcatctagtgtctctgttttgacatgaaaaccatattaaaatgtatctctcaattaatcttgtatcaaatacataaaacctttagaaattcataacttaaaatctatgattacgatttgatccgttcaagttacgTTAGTCTCGTacgaatatttactatgcaataacaatatTTATTATATCATGTCTCATTCTTTTTAATTAGATATTTAGTTaatttatgttggttagtctggttaaactacttatcattataatctactagaataagATCTATGgacaatttataacttagattaaaagtggagataattatttatagaataacctattATATGATTTataattaaccaatttataatatagtttaatattttaatcacatagatcttctataaaatcataactccttaatcgtaactccaaTCTTAGtaattctcgatcccacgatctcgtagcaacgcgtagatcattattatgcaggatgtccttatgtttggtgtgatgttaattttgtctataccatgtatgtttgtattgctatgactagcgcgagctttcgaggatctgaagaatcaccctggtaactggaatctcaagtgccaggcaagttgtgcccttgatcacttcttttatccactcatgttctaattaatcataatgatctgcataggttaattttgatgggacccaataggttaccctagtttgattatctttataccttgttaccactaaactttttgggtagtacttgctagtgctttatgtggtgttgggtatgaagatacattactcatgattatacttttgttatccgttgttatttatcgttcatgataagatcattatgttaattggaacatggagcgaccacccgggaaaacagtgctaccacaagggtttaatgggacgcccttggctgattaattaggaaagctagtggaagactaccttacccgaaaggggcaagggcagtaggggagtggtcagtgtagggaggccctcgggaggattttgctgcgatggcggtcctgcaagggattcctgcattggagcttcctataaactgtagcgggttttctgaagctagtggaactttgtaaaggcctcgtagtgttaccctgcctcgcctcctcggtagaggtgtatgggaagtcgcgatcccttggcagatgggtaacatgacttgtgggtaaagatgcgcaacctctgcagagtgtaaaactggtatactagccgtgctcacggtcatgagcagctcggaccctcacatgattaatctatggaacttaaattcaatttgtcatatgcattgcatcgcaggtgaggttgttacttttacttcttaattgggttggtatttacttatacttagtaactgctaataaaattttgaccaactttaaaagcaatgctcagctctaaccatcctttttggtaagccttacacttcacgtgagctcccacctttggcgagttcatgcacattattccccacaacttgctgagcgatgaacgtatgtgagctcactcttgctgtctcacaccccccacaggtcaagaacaggtaccacaggatgaggcgcgtggaggatgctgcgatgtgttcgtgagaggtctaggtcgtcgtctcccagtcaactttgggttgctggatcgtttcctcatatgatgtaattatttaattatttttgtacagaactcctgttatatagtaaagatgtgacattcgatcctgtgccactatgcatcatatgtgtgaggcttggtcccagcacacctggtgtttatgttcgcacccgggttttggacccctaaaatccgggtgtgacagcatgTGTGTCGCTCGTTGGGGTAGATAGAAGACTTATTGAAGGcagaggcagcaagtccttcgtcatcggagtcggatgaagagcaatctgAGTCCCATTTCTTGCCAATGTGTGCCTCCCCCTTCTTTCTATAGAACTTCTTCccattcttccctttcttgtcttggTCCTGGTAATTCTCATTattgggacattgagcaataaaatgagcgAACTTACCACGCTTGAAGCATGAACGCTTTTCCTTTATTTGTTCTTGTTAGGGTTGTCCTTGCATCCCTTCAaggtggtcttgaagcgcttgattaggAGCGCCATCTCGTCGGGAAGCGCCTCTTAGTTGGCCATTGCTTTAAGTGCAACAGGTTAAGGCTCGTAGTGAGTAAGAGGTCTGTTGGCGATGTCGTCGATGTACTTtgcttcctttaccatcatgcgctcgCTCACAAACTTACCAAAAATTTATTCGGGCGATATTTTGGTAAACCtaaggttttcacgaataagatttacaagatgaggatcaataacaacAAATGATCTTACCATGAAGCGCACGACGTCATGgcccgtccatcttgtactcctgaggcttcggatcttgttcaccagggtcttaaGCCTGTCGTACATGTCAGTTGGCTCCACACCCCTCTTCGTGGCAAACCTCCCCATCTCACCTTCAACCAACTCCTTAGTGATCactgtggcgtcgtttccctcttgagagattttgagggtgtcccatatctccttggcattgtccaaggcaTTAACTTTGTTATATTCTTCCCTATATAAAGATGCTAAAAGCACAGTAGTGGCctgagcatttttatgaatttgctcatgaaTATAAATAGcattatcactactatcaaaatgcatgcaTTCCGTTTTCTACTACTTTTCAAATGCTCAGATGAAGAGAAAATATGTAACACACATTTATAATTCCAAAAAAGAATAATCTTTTCCATCAAAGTGAGGTGGCTTACCATgatgaatagataataaatgatcaTTTGAGTTGTACGTAATgcgggaataatcaaaagagtagtTTTGTTTAACCGTCTTTTTTCTTGAAAGAAGAGTCGTCGTCCACCTCCTTTGGTGAAGATGAAGaaacatcactgtcgtagtacacTATAAACTTTATGCGCTTCTTTTTCTTGATGTCCTTCTTAGTATTGCCGAACCTGGAGTCGACAGTCTATGCTTCCTAGCCGTCGAGGAGGATCTCTTTCTGGTCCGTCACTTTTCCCTTGCCTTCTGAATCAATCTCTTCGAACGGTAACTTAAGTCGATCAGTCAGCAATGGCGACTACTATTTCGTGTGGTTGGGGGAAGTCGCCATATATTGTTGCTGTGTTCTTCCCGTGGTTGTGGGGGATGCGTGGCTCGACCTTGTGGTCGAGGCGTTCCTTTGCCTGGTCGCTGAAGATAGCTTCGGCCGTCTCTTTGTCAAATGCGTGGTAGCTGGCGATCACCGTCAGTTTGATGATGGTCTTGGGCCTGCTATAGACCAGCTTGTGCATTACGCTCTGTTTGCAATGCCATAGATGAACGACATGAGTACATGGCGATCGGAGTCGATGACAAGTGCATATGTTTGATAGTATATGTTATATAGATTGAATTTATTATCGTTTTCACCGCAAGTGCATATGTTTGCTACACTATTCCTATTTTTTTAACGAAGCCTGCATTTTGTTAGCGACTTATTAGCAGGTAATAAAGGTTCAAGCTTATATAGAAGCCCCCCCACAATCTCGAAGCCAGCCTGTCCACCCCAGCCCACCCCAGCCCATGAATAACAGGCCTATTTTCGAAGACCCCCCTTACTCCGCCAACCGCTCAGGCTCAACCCTAGCTCCCGGCAGCAACGACCAGCTCCCCTCCTCCCGCCAAAGGTTCCGCCGTTTTCCCGCCAAATCCCTCCTCTGACCTCTATTACGCCCTTCCCACCACACTTGACCCATCGCCGTCATCCCAGTccacgcccacgcccacgcccacgcccacgccgACCCACCCGCATCCCTCCCTCGCCTCCACCGCAGCGATGTCGGGCTGGGACGAGGGCGCCGTGTTCTACAGCGACCAGGCGCAGTTCCCCCGCGGCGGCCCCGGCGGCGACCCAGCCGCCGACCTCACCCGCCACTCCGCCCTTCGCAAGTTCAAGGAGTTCCTCCGCGGTTTCACCGGCCCCACCGGCGACTTCCCTTACCGGTACGACTCCCATCACTCTGCTTAGATATGACGCGTCCACCGCGAAACAGAGCTGATCCCTGTGTTCAATTGGTTCAGCGAGAGCCTAGTACACAACCGCGACCATGTCACCGTCGCCACTGAGGACCTCGACGCCTTCGATGCCGAGCTCTCTGACAAGATCCGCAAGTCGCCTGCCGATTATCTTCCTTTGGTGCGTTGGTTTCTCAGAGTTTTCGTTATCCGTCTGTGCTGTGGATTTCGTACTTGACTCTCGTACATGGGCCTATGTAGTTCGAGACGGCTGCGTCCGAGGTTCTCGCAAGCCTCCGTTCGAAAGTCGCCGGCGAGACCGGGGAGATGGAGGAGCCAGTCCCAGGAGATGTCCAGATCTTTCTCTCCTCCAAGGAGAACTGCCTGTCCATGAGATCTGTCGGGGTCAGTATTCAGTAGCGAAGAAATTCTAAAAAGGGATTTCGGTGTTTGAGTGTATTTTAGAGAATTCATTTCGGTGTCGCTGTTTGAAATTTCAGGCGGATTACATGTCGAAGCTGGTTAAGATTGCGGGAATCACAATTGCTGCATCGAGAGTAAAAGCCAAAGCCACTCATGTAACTCTTATATGCAAGAATTGCCGGAGTGTGAGGACAGTGCCTTGCAGGCCAGGCCTCGGCGGGGCTATCGTTCCACGTTCGTGTGACCATGTTCCTCAGGTATATTCCTCAGCAATCTGCTCAACTGTCAGCAACATACTCGAACCCACCCAAAAGAACAATTTTAATTATTCATTCACCTGACCTGAAACCCAAGCTATTATGTTCAATACAAAGACTGTAAAGATTGTTTTTACATCAGCAGTCTACTCCAAAATAATCTTGCATACAACAGTAAAGAACATTTGAACAGACTTGTTGTTCCTTATCGTTAAATGGTTTCCAATAGTTATGTGTATGATTGTTTATCATTAGCCTGGAGAAGAGCCATGCCCCCTGGATCCTTGGATTGCTGTCCCGGATAAGAGCAAGTATGTGGatctccagaccctcaaattgcaAGAAAATCCTGAGGTTAGTTGCTATTTATCCTTGATGCAAGTTGCCGACTCAAAGCAATCATACATTTCAGGGCTTTGCTCGTGTCTTGTTGTAAATATGACAGAATGATCTCTTTTTGGCCAGGATGTTCCAACAGGTGAGCTTCCAAGGAATATGCTGCTTTCTGTAGATAGACACCTAGTTCAGACTATCGTTCCAGGGACCAGATTAACTGTCGTTGGCATCTACAGCGTGTACCAAGCTTCCACAACGTATGATTAATCTAAAAACTATTTCGTTTCTTGTTAATCTGAACTTGGCCAAGCACATGATTAATAATGCCATTGAAGAACATTTTGCAGCCAGAAGGGTGCAGTTGGTGTTAAACAGCCTTACATTAGAGTTGTGGGTTTGGAGCAATCTCGAGACAAtaactcaaacggtccctcaaatTTTACTCTCGATGAGGTGGTTTATTTTTCAAGGTTTGTAGGAAATAAGGGAGATACATTTTATCTGTAAGGCTGATTTTTCTTGCTGCTTTGTAGGAAATGGAATTCAAAGAATTTGCACAGAGGCCAGATGCATATGCCAAGCTCTGCTCAATGATTGGTCCTTCAATTTATGGTCATTCTGATGTCAAGAAAGCTATTGCATGCTTGTTATTTGGGGGGTCTAAGAAGGTATGCATTCTTATCAAGCCCCTATATGTTTTGTAGAAAAAAATGCTCCTCCATTTGCCCTAATTATGTCCTTATTCTTCGAACTACTCTCACTGCAGAGGCTACCTGATGGTGTACGTTTGAGAGGGGACATTCATGTCTTGCTTCTGGGTGACCCATCCACAGCAAAATCACAGGCAAGTATTGTTTGGCGTTATCATAGCATTCAGTTTGATGGAAAAATAATGTGCCAATAAGACTTATGTCATATAACTTGTGCATTGGGATCATGTGAATTGTACTGTAAGTCAGTTTGAGTATTTTGACACTATTGTACAACAATCATTTTTTTCTATTTAAAACCAAGGTCTCTGGTTCAGTGGCACTAATGCGTGTTTCAACAGTTCCTCAAATTTGTAGAGAAGACTGCCCCTATTGCAGTCTATACATCTGGCAAAGGTTCATCTGCAGCTGGTCTTACAGCATCTGTAACTCGGGATAGTAGCTCGGTAGGTTGATTTCACTGAATTGTTTGTTGTTTACTTAGGTTTAGTTTTTTAAGGCTGTAACCATTTCTTTTTCTCTACAGCGCGAGTTTTATTTGGAAGGAGGAGCCATGGTTTTGGCTGATGGTGGAGTAGTTTGTATCGATGAATTTGACAAGATGCGACCTGAAGACAGGTATGCTGATCAATTTATATTTTTGGTGACACTAAAATAAACATAGTAGATCTTCTTTCTTGGTCTGCTCTATCGAAGGCTCATTAACCCAGTCCCCTCTTTCTTATGCAATTCCAGAGTGGCGATTCATGAGGCCATGGAGCAGCAGACAATATCTATTGCCAAAGCTGGCATTACAACAGTACTCAATTCAAGGACTTCAGTTCTTGCAGCTGCCAATCCAATTGCAGGACGCTATGATGATCTTAAGGTTGGTAAACATGTTTTTATTGACTCAACATAGATCCACTATATAAAGTATATAAACTGTTCTAGCCATACATGCAAGACAATTATTTTGACAAATTTTCTTTTGTTGTTCCAACAGACTGCACAAGATAATATTGATCTACAGACCACCATTCTTTCTAGATTTGATCAAATCTTTATTGTCAAAGATATCAGAATGTATGACCAAGATAAGGTATGAAGCAAAAAATATTTCTACAGATTTTCTATTCTAGCTGCCTCGGAGACTAATTGCAACATCAAAATACAGCGAATAGCAAGCCACATTATCAAGGTGCATGCCAGTGGTGCAGCAGCGTCATCCGCAAACACAGAGGGAAGTGAAGGAGAGAATTGGCTTAAAAGGTATGTCCGGCATCTTGTGTTTCTGTTGTAAATTTGACCTTGTATTCGTGTCTAACCTTTTTATGTATAGGTACATTCAGTACTGCCGTGCAACATGCAAACCACGGCTTTCAGAAAAAGCAGCTGAGATGCTGCAGAACAAATATATCGAGATTAGACAGGTATGTACTGGATATTTTCACACAGTTAGCTGGTTTAACATTCTTCATATGTATTTATCTTAAAATCCATTTCCCAGAAAATGAGGCAGCAAGCTCACGAGACAGGGAGGGCTGCAGCAATACCCATCACTGTGAGGCAGCTTGAAGCCATCATACGTTTGAGTGAATCTCTTGCAAAGATGAGATTGTAAGTACTAGACTATCACATGTGTTATGACATTGATCACATACTGCATATATTCTGCCTCCTTTCACCGTTTCATTGCACTCATGGCTGATGTCTGAATGACTCTTAGGACAAGCGTGGCTACACCAGAGCATGTCGAAGAGGCATTCAGACTGTTCAATGTCTCCACCGTCGACGCTGCGAGATCCGGAATCAACGAGCATTTGAACCTGTCGCCGGAGATCGCAAATGAAATCAAGGTTAGCCTTTGCATCCCCAGAGTACAAAATTCAGTGGCCCTTGAAATTTGCGTTTTCTGAATGCCCTCCATTTTATCCCGACAGCAAGCGGAAGCACAGATAAAGCGAAGAATGGGCATTGGAAGCCACATATCTGAGCGACGGCTGATTGATGGACTAAACAGGATGGGAATGAACGAATCCATTGTACGAACCTGTCGCGTATCTTATGCCTGAAATAATTGATGGTTTGTAAGTTAGAATAGGACCACTCATTTTTCCGTATAACACCTTCAAGCTTTGTTTCAGGTGAGAAGAGCTCTTCTGATTATGCATCAAAGAGACGAGGTGGAGTACAAGAGAGAGCGCCATGTGATCGTCCGGAAGGCTTGATGTGGAGAGTCCAGTCAGACTCATTCATGGCATACAACGAACGTTCATGGCGTCCTCTCCTCAGACGCGTCCATACCTTCACTGAGACTGCACATCTGTCCGTCCTGAGGGGACGAGACACGCCTTAGTTGGTCTCTGACATGACTGACTGTTGTAATCAGCAAACGGCTTGAGCATGTAGGCTCTGTTTTTGAAGTGACCAAAGGTTCTGATTGAACCTGTAGTGTGCCGTGTAACTGGTCAATCAATTCTGAAATGCAAAATTTGTGTTCTTCGTCACCGGGAGCAGGACATGCAATGTGTGGAGCTGAGTAGTAACATATACTCCAATATTCATACATACATGCTTTCACCAAGACACGCTGTGGGCATTCACAGGGAGGAAGTGGTGATTGCTACAACGACACGCCATGAATTCAGGAAGAGTTTACAGGAGCAACTTACAAGGAGGGAGGAGGACAGTTACAAATCTTCCCGGTGAAAATGAAAATACGAACGAATCTTtacaaatatatatatgtgtgtggttTGTATTTGTCTGCAAAAAAAAGCAAATAAAAAAACTGAGTCGAGTTTACACGGTGTAGCTCTGCTGAATGGTGTCAATGTCGAGGCCCTTGAGCTTGACGACGGACTCGACGTGTCCCTTGAGCGTGTGCAGCTCCCTGAGCCTGGCCACCTCGGCGCGCTTGGCCGCCTGCTCGGCGAGCTCCGACAGCTCGCGGTAGCCCTGGTTGTCGCCGAAGAGGTCGGAGGTGGCGGTGGCCTGGTTGAGGCCGTGCAGCGTCCTCTGTGCCGTGGCCCACTGCGCCTCTCGCTCGCCCTTGCCGTAGTCGGTGCGGTTGGTGAAGGCCGTCTTGTTGTTGATGTTGTTCCAGGCCTTGCCGGAGAGCGCGTAGCGGATGGCGAACTTGAGCACGTCCAGCGGGAAGTAGGTGACGACGCTGAACGCCCAGATGGCGCCGCCCCAGCCCCAGCCGATGCCCTGCATCTTGCAGAACTCCCAGTTGGCGTACACGGCGATGCACGTCGCCACCAGCTGCGCCGCCAGGAAGGCGATCACCAGCAGCGCGCCGGGCCGCTCCACGAAGGACCAGCTCCGGGACCGGGTCACGAAGATGAGCGCCTGGCTGATGATGCTCACTTGCAGGTACAGCGCCGCCATCAGCTCCTTGTCGTTCTCCTTGATGGACCGCACGCCGAAGGCGTTGGtgaagaagtcggtgtcgtgcgcCAGGTAGAAGAAGAGCGCCGTGGCGAGCGCCATGTAGGTCCCTAGCACGATGCCCGTGGCGAAGATCTCCTTGAGCTTCCACGAGTCGGGCGTCGGCGACGGCTTCACGCGGTCCTTGGAGATGGTCATGATGGTGCCGTCGTTGAGGATGGCAATGATGAGCACCATGAAGGGCGCGAAGTCGAACTTCCAGACCAGCGCGACGAGCAGGAAGCCCAGCACGATGCGGATGGTGATGGACACGGCGTAGATGGTGTAGTTCTTCATGCGCTGGAAGATGGCGCGGCTGGTGAGCACGGCGCTCACGATCACGCTCAGCCCGGGCTCCGTCAGCACGATGTCCGACGCGCTCCGGGCCGCGTCCGTCGCGTCGTCCACCGCGATGCCGATGTCCGCCTTCTTCAGCGCCGGCGCGTCGTTCACGCCGTCCCCGGTCATGCCGCAGATGTGCTTCCGGTCCTG
Proteins encoded:
- the LOC100304310 gene encoding DNA replication licensing factor MCM5; amino-acid sequence: MSGWDEGAVFYSDQAQFPRGGPGGDPAADLTRHSALRKFKEFLRGFTGPTGDFPYRESLVHNRDHVTVATEDLDAFDAELSDKIRKSPADYLPLFETAASEVLASLRSKVAGETGEMEEPVPGDVQIFLSSKENCLSMRSVGADYMSKLVKIAGITIAASRVKAKATHVTLICKNCRSVRTVPCRPGLGGAIVPRSCDHVPQPGEEPCPLDPWIAVPDKSKYVDLQTLKLQENPEDVPTGELPRNMLLSVDRHLVQTIVPGTRLTVVGIYSVYQASTTQKGAVGVKQPYIRVVGLEQSRDNNSNGPSNFTLDEEMEFKEFAQRPDAYAKLCSMIGPSIYGHSDVKKAIACLLFGGSKKRLPDGVRLRGDIHVLLLGDPSTAKSQFLKFVEKTAPIAVYTSGKGSSAAGLTASVTRDSSSREFYLEGGAMVLADGGVVCIDEFDKMRPEDRVAIHEAMEQQTISIAKAGITTVLNSRTSVLAAANPIAGRYDDLKTAQDNIDLQTTILSRFDQIFIVKDIRMYDQDKRIASHIIKVHASGAAASSANTEGSEGENWLKRYIQYCRATCKPRLSEKAAEMLQNKYIEIRQKMRQQAHETGRAAAIPITVRQLEAIIRLSESLAKMRLTSVATPEHVEEAFRLFNVSTVDAARSGINEHLNLSPEIANEIKQAEAQIKRRMGIGSHISERRLIDGLNRMGMNESIVRRALLIMHQRDEVEYKRERHVIVRKA